In Streptomyces sp. NBC_00344, the genomic window TGTTGTCACCCCAGAATCCTGCTGTCCCCTGCACCAGCTGTCGACCAGCAGCACCAACTGGGCCACGTACCTCAGGCACCCTCGCCAATTGCCCGGGCAACTCACGACGATCCAATACGTGATGCCGTCAGTAAACCGTGGTGGGAACAGGCTTGTAGCTTGATTGCCATCACAGTGGCATTGATCGACTCGACTTGGCCTTCTCTCCACCGCCGGCTGGCTGCGGTACCTTGCCCCGGAACTCGATCCGCTGCTGCTTTTGGATCCCGAGGGTGTCCCCTGGGGACCGAAGAGCACGTCCTTCATCACAGACCGTCTGGTCACTACTGCTCACGCAGTAGTCGAGCGGGGCGCGAAGTTAGTCGTGGTGCCCTGCAATACCGCCACTGTCACTGCGATCGACGCCCTGCGCCGGGAGTTCGAGAAGGACTGCCAGCAGAGGTCGATGTCCGCTTCGGTTGCGTCGGTGCGCGACCACCACAGCCAGACCGGCTTGTTGACTCCGCCGCTGGGCAGCTTCTCCACGACAAGACGGATGACGGTGCTCTCGATGACGGGCAGCGGCCCGCCGTGGTCGAGCCACGCGGCCCGGCGGGTTAGCCGCGGGTGCAGCCGGTCCCACGCCTGCGCGGTCGCCTTCCCGTAGAGCCGGGTGTCCGTGCCCGTCACGGCCTGCTCGGTGCCCCAGGTTGCGGGATCGCCGAAGACGAACTCGCCGCCGTGCTTGGGTGGCCGGCCGCCCTTGGGGTGGGCGGTGGAACTCTTCGCGGGATGGTGTCGGACCCCGCATCTGTAGGACAGGACACGTCCGGGCGGCTGGTGTTTCCGCCTCCTGGGAACTACGGCCCATAGGCTGCGTCACATGAACGTTGCCTTCATCACGAGTACGGCGGTCGTTGTCGCTGACCCGCCGCAGAGCCGCAAACTCTTCATTGACGCCCTTGGGCTCCCGCTGGTGGGTGAAGGCGATGGCTACTACTCCAGTGGGAGCATTCCGGGCAGTAAGCACTTCGGCGTGTGGCCGCTCTCGCAGGCAGCCGAGGCGTGCTTTGGCACGGCGGCGTGGCCCGCCGACCGGGTGGTCCCTCAGGCGTCGATCGAGTTCGAGGTCGAGGATGCAGATGCTGTCGCAGCGGCTGGCGGGGAGCTTGAGCGCGCGGGCTTCGACCTGCTTCACCCAGCCCGTACGGAGCCGTGGGGACAGACGGTGACCCGGCTTCTCACGGACGATGGCTTGATCGTCGGTATCTCCTATGCCCCCTCGCTTCACGACGAAGAACGGGCCTGAGCTTCGAGTTCCACGCGCCGTAGGAGTGCGGTGACCTGTTCCGCGGGAGTGGTTTGCGGGAGATGATCATGCACGGCATCGGCAACGTCCTGTTCCCCGTACGCGCGGGGATGGTCCCGTGGCTGTAAGGACGAGCTTTGATGTCGCGTCGGTGTCATCGGCCGTCCGCACGAGTGCTGTGTGTCGTGGTCGGGAGGTCGTCGGGCAGCAGGGAGAAGAGGATCAGGTCGACCCGGCCGGTGTGAACGTAACCTGCGTTTCGCAAGATGCCTTCACGGTGAAAGCCGGCTTTGAGCGCGGCTTTCTGGGAAGCGGTGTTCTCGGTCGCGGCTCGGAGCTCCAGACGCTGGAACTGCTGGTCGGTCAGAAGCCACCGAGCCAGGGCCCGAGTGGCTTCGGCGGCTGTGCCGTTGCCGCGCGCCCAGGGGGAAATCCAGTAGCCGACCTCGGTCACCCGAGCTCGCCAGTCGGTCTTCTTCAGCCCGGTGGTGCCCATCAGCCGCCCGGTGTGGGAGTCGGTGATCGCAAAGTGGATGCCGTCGCCGGATTCGCGAAGGGCGGGGGCCACTGCCGTGCACCAAGCGGTGGCGTCGTCCAGGGTGTAGGGCTGAGGGAGGGGGAGCCATTGCTGGGTGAGCGGGTCCGAGCAGCTCACTTGGGTGTCGCGGATATCGCTGCTGCTGAATGGGCGAAGGGTCAGTCCATCGGTATGGAGCACCGTCTCGGGGAACATGTGTGGCTCCGCTCATTCCTGATCACTGGCGCGGAAGACGGTAACAGTGCCAGCCCGGACTTCTGTCTCAGCGAACCTAGGCGCGCGACTGAGGGCGCTGGGGGTGCTGGGTGGCTGTACCGGCTGGGGTGGATCGTGCAGAGCCATGTAGCGAGTTGTCGTCCGTAGACGCGGTGCACGGACGCTGTCGGCGT contains:
- a CDS encoding VOC family protein: MNVAFITSTAVVVADPPQSRKLFIDALGLPLVGEGDGYYSSGSIPGSKHFGVWPLSQAAEACFGTAAWPADRVVPQASIEFEVEDADAVAAAGGELERAGFDLLHPARTEPWGQTVTRLLTDDGLIVGISYAPSLHDEERA
- a CDS encoding GNAT family N-acetyltransferase — encoded protein: MFPETVLHTDGLTLRPFSSSDIRDTQVSCSDPLTQQWLPLPQPYTLDDATAWCTAVAPALRESGDGIHFAITDSHTGRLMGTTGLKKTDWRARVTEVGYWISPWARGNGTAAEATRALARWLLTDQQFQRLELRAATENTASQKAALKAGFHREGILRNAGYVHTGRVDLILFSLLPDDLPTTTHSTRADGR